A single window of Sporosarcina sp. FSL W7-1349 DNA harbors:
- a CDS encoding sugar phosphate isomerase/epimerase family protein — protein sequence MKLAYPVLTEETVKPLLGFKGDTKQILAQLAEIGYSGVELLVRNPEEIDIVGISRLLQQLNLQVAAVGTGPVVSDDQMTFTDGNAETRAMAVKRAKKIVEFTAQFDSIVSIGKLRGEIDDKHSEQSWLWMREGLEQVCEVAEKLGVKVALEPQSHLAMNNLNTTSSALLFAESLQLPNLNLMLDTYHMEVEGEFDKASFEQAREWMIYLHVADSDRLAPGKGRFHFEELIQTLQSISYKGFITPEIDQKHDSYYTAKEAFEFLREKIELARTPAENI from the coding sequence ATGAAGTTGGCATACCCCGTTTTAACAGAAGAAACAGTAAAGCCGCTGCTGGGGTTCAAAGGAGACACGAAGCAAATCTTAGCCCAGTTGGCGGAGATCGGCTATTCCGGAGTTGAACTGCTCGTTCGAAATCCAGAAGAAATCGATATCGTAGGCATTTCCAGGCTACTTCAGCAATTGAATCTTCAAGTGGCGGCAGTCGGAACCGGGCCGGTTGTCAGCGATGATCAAATGACATTTACGGATGGAAACGCGGAAACAAGAGCAATGGCTGTGAAGCGGGCGAAAAAAATAGTGGAATTCACTGCGCAATTTGATTCCATAGTCAGCATTGGAAAGTTAAGGGGAGAGATTGACGACAAGCATTCAGAACAATCCTGGCTGTGGATGCGGGAAGGGCTGGAGCAAGTGTGTGAAGTCGCGGAGAAGCTCGGGGTCAAAGTGGCTTTGGAACCTCAAAGCCATCTTGCGATGAATAATCTGAACACAACCTCATCCGCCCTATTGTTCGCGGAATCTTTGCAGTTGCCCAACCTCAACCTCATGCTGGATACGTATCATATGGAAGTGGAAGGTGAGTTCGACAAGGCGAGCTTTGAACAGGCCCGTGAGTGGATGATCTATCTTCACGTAGCGGACAGTGACCGTCTGGCGCCGGGAAAAGGGAGATTTCACTTCGAGGAACTAATTCAAACCTTGCAATCAATTTCGTACAAAGGGTTCATTACTCCAGAAATTGATCAGAAACACGATAGTTATTATACAGCGAAAGAGGCTTTTGAGTTTTTAAGGGAAAAGATAGAGCTTGCCAGAACCCCTGCCGAAAATATATGA
- a CDS encoding SDR family NAD(P)-dependent oxidoreductase → MSYFSEMKSKKVMVVGGSKGIGKNIALAFAKLGSDVIITGRNERDLQEATEGLRQFNPRCTYASADIQDVQQIYKMIDFAYEQFGYLDVLVNNAGINIAKPSLEVTEDDWDRVLDTNLKGTFFSAQRVGKYMIEQGRPGRIINIVSQMAFVGYIKRAAYCSSKGGAVQLTKALAVEWASHNIKVNAVAPTFIETDFTKTMFEDEDFYQDVLRRIPLGSLAKPDDVTGAVLFLASDLANFITGETIRVDGGWTAI, encoded by the coding sequence ATGAGTTATTTTTCCGAGATGAAGTCAAAAAAGGTGATGGTTGTCGGAGGAAGCAAAGGGATCGGAAAAAATATTGCTCTTGCTTTTGCCAAATTGGGATCGGATGTCATCATTACAGGCAGAAATGAACGCGATCTGCAAGAAGCGACAGAGGGACTAAGGCAATTTAACCCACGGTGCACGTATGCATCCGCTGATATACAGGATGTCCAACAAATTTATAAAATGATCGACTTTGCATACGAGCAGTTCGGTTATTTGGACGTATTGGTCAATAATGCAGGGATCAATATTGCCAAGCCCTCGTTGGAAGTGACAGAGGATGATTGGGATCGGGTGCTCGACACCAATTTGAAAGGGACGTTCTTCAGCGCGCAGCGGGTCGGAAAATATATGATCGAGCAAGGACGGCCGGGGAGAATCATTAATATCGTCTCCCAGATGGCATTTGTCGGCTATATCAAACGTGCGGCATACTGCTCTAGCAAAGGCGGGGCTGTGCAGCTGACCAAAGCACTGGCTGTTGAATGGGCGAGCCATAATATAAAAGTTAATGCGGTGGCGCCTACCTTCATTGAAACAGACTTTACAAAAACGATGTTTGAAGACGAGGATTTTTATCAAGACGTCTTACGCCGCATTCCACTCGGTTCGTTGGCGAAACCGGATGATGTCACCGGAGCTGTTTTATTCCTAGCCTCTGATTTGGCGAATTTTATTACAGGTGAAACGATCCGCGTGGATGGAGGATGGACTGCGATATAA
- a CDS encoding DASS family sodium-coupled anion symporter has product MKSTETTIKSKRNLKPLWIALAFAALIVIVLLPNHHELPIAGQRALAILAFAVILWMTEAVTYPVSAAMIIALVALLLGLAPDMANPDVMLGTKNALKMALGGFSNSAVALVAAALFLAAAMQATNLHKRLALYILSKVGVRTGAIVFGAILVSIILAFFVPSATARAGAVVPILLGMVAAFGLPHNSRLGALLVITAVQAVSIWNIGIKTGAAQNMVALGFIEKEFGVSVAWSSWFLYAAPWSIIMSVVLYFVMLRIIKPETKVVEGGKELIQNQLKEMGPITAAEIRLIVISIALLFFWSTEEKLHPFDTTTVTLVALAILLSPKIGVFDWKTVEKLIPWGTIIVFAVGIALGTILLDTNGAQWLSDKVFGAMGLDHMPLIATIALLSLFNILIHLGFASATSLSSALIPIFIALTSTLAIDANEIGFVLIQQFVISFGFLLPVSAPQNMLAYGTGAFTVKDFLKSGIPLTVIGYLLILLFSATYWKWIGLL; this is encoded by the coding sequence TTGAAATCTACTGAAACGACCATCAAATCGAAACGAAACCTCAAGCCTCTTTGGATTGCACTCGCTTTTGCAGCCTTGATTGTCATCGTGTTGCTGCCTAACCACCACGAACTTCCGATAGCCGGTCAACGGGCCCTCGCCATCTTGGCATTTGCGGTCATCTTATGGATGACGGAAGCGGTCACGTATCCAGTGAGCGCCGCTATGATCATCGCCCTGGTCGCACTCTTGCTCGGACTTGCCCCGGATATGGCCAATCCGGACGTCATGCTTGGAACGAAAAATGCGCTCAAGATGGCACTTGGCGGATTTTCCAATTCAGCCGTCGCCCTTGTAGCTGCCGCCTTGTTCTTAGCCGCCGCCATGCAGGCAACGAATCTCCATAAACGGCTTGCTTTGTATATCCTTTCGAAAGTCGGCGTCCGGACAGGCGCCATTGTTTTCGGAGCAATCCTTGTATCGATCATACTTGCGTTTTTCGTGCCAAGCGCTACGGCACGGGCCGGTGCGGTCGTTCCTATTTTGCTTGGAATGGTCGCCGCATTCGGCTTGCCTCATAATAGCCGGCTTGGCGCCCTGCTCGTCATTACGGCAGTACAGGCTGTCTCCATTTGGAATATCGGTATCAAGACGGGAGCGGCCCAAAATATGGTCGCTCTTGGGTTTATCGAAAAGGAATTCGGCGTCTCGGTCGCCTGGAGCTCTTGGTTCCTCTACGCCGCTCCTTGGTCCATCATCATGTCCGTCGTCCTCTACTTTGTCATGTTGCGGATCATTAAACCGGAAACGAAAGTGGTCGAGGGCGGGAAGGAATTGATTCAAAATCAATTGAAAGAAATGGGTCCGATTACGGCGGCGGAAATTCGCCTCATTGTCATTTCCATCGCCCTCCTTTTCTTCTGGTCCACCGAAGAGAAGCTCCACCCTTTCGACACGACAACTGTGACGCTTGTAGCGTTGGCAATTCTGTTGTCGCCAAAGATTGGCGTCTTTGACTGGAAGACAGTGGAGAAGCTGATCCCTTGGGGGACAATTATCGTCTTCGCCGTCGGGATTGCGCTTGGGACCATCCTATTGGACACAAATGGCGCCCAATGGTTGTCGGATAAAGTGTTCGGCGCGATGGGACTTGACCATATGCCGCTGATCGCGACAATTGCCTTGCTGTCCCTGTTCAACATTTTGATCCACTTGGGATTTGCCAGTGCGACGAGCCTGTCGTCGGCGCTCATTCCAATTTTCATCGCCTTGACATCAACTCTGGCGATCGATGCCAATGAGATCGGGTTTGTCCTGATTCAACAATTTGTCATCAGTTTTGGTTTCTTGCTACCGGTGAGTGCACCGCAAAATATGCTCGCATACGGGACCGGCGCCTTTACCGTCAAGGATTTCCTGAAGTCAGGGATACCTCTGACCGTGATTGGGTATTTGCTCATCCTTTTATTCAGCGCCACGTATTGGAAATGGATCGGACTGTTGTAA
- a CDS encoding iron-containing alcohol dehydrogenase gives MGIAYFRTAGTLLTGTGSVTAIGEQAVLLKASKVALITDKIIRETGLLSKVMTPLAAVGLQADIIDDVVPEPPFENLEMLAAKLTGKGYDLLIGVGGGSALDVTKVLAVMLTNDEDVREFIGIEKVKKPGIPTILVPTTAGTGSEVTYNAIFTDTRDSVKKGIVSPYLLPTVAIVDAELTLTVPPTVTAATGMDALVHAVESYTAIRAGELTDGIALQAIKLISRSLRRAVYNGNDLKAREDMSMGSLLAGISLGNAGVGAVHALAYPLGGKFNVPHGVANSLLLPFVMKYNVVADLEKFAEVAKAMGENVSGLSLREAAERAVTALAQLSQDVGIPSNLKEVGVQATDLPALAEEASKVDRLLQNNPRWLTANEILKIYDEAYGEEGESVNSPMSEEVHA, from the coding sequence ATGGGTATTGCATATTTTCGCACGGCAGGGACGCTCCTGACAGGAACAGGGTCGGTGACAGCAATCGGTGAACAAGCAGTATTATTAAAAGCGAGCAAAGTGGCCCTCATCACAGACAAGATCATCCGGGAGACAGGTTTGCTGTCCAAGGTGATGACCCCGCTTGCCGCTGTCGGTCTTCAAGCGGATATCATCGATGACGTAGTACCTGAACCACCTTTTGAAAATCTTGAAATGCTTGCCGCTAAACTGACAGGTAAAGGTTACGACCTTCTCATAGGGGTAGGGGGCGGAAGTGCGCTCGACGTTACGAAAGTGCTGGCGGTCATGTTGACGAATGACGAAGACGTTAGAGAGTTCATTGGAATTGAAAAAGTGAAAAAACCGGGAATTCCTACCATCTTAGTGCCGACCACTGCAGGAACCGGATCGGAAGTGACGTATAATGCCATTTTCACCGATACACGGGATAGTGTGAAAAAGGGGATTGTCAGTCCATACTTGCTTCCGACGGTGGCCATCGTGGATGCTGAACTAACCCTTACCGTTCCGCCGACCGTTACAGCAGCTACAGGTATGGACGCACTGGTCCATGCCGTGGAATCCTACACCGCCATCCGTGCGGGGGAGTTGACGGATGGCATTGCCCTGCAAGCGATAAAGTTAATTTCCCGTTCGCTACGGAGAGCTGTATATAACGGAAATGATTTGAAAGCCCGTGAAGATATGTCGATGGGCAGCCTGCTCGCAGGAATTTCCCTTGGGAATGCGGGAGTTGGTGCAGTCCATGCGCTAGCCTATCCTCTCGGCGGGAAATTCAACGTTCCGCATGGGGTAGCCAACTCCCTATTACTTCCGTTTGTCATGAAGTATAACGTGGTGGCAGACTTGGAGAAATTTGCTGAAGTGGCGAAAGCGATGGGGGAAAACGTGTCTGGCCTGTCACTGCGGGAAGCGGCCGAACGTGCAGTGACGGCATTGGCCCAGTTGTCCCAAGATGTCGGAATTCCTTCCAACCTGAAAGAAGTAGGGGTGCAAGCTACGGATCTGCCAGCGTTGGCAGAAGAGGCAAGCAAAGTGGACCGGCTTCTCCAAAATAATCCACGCTGGCTCACAGCGAATGAGATTTTGAAAATTTATGACGAGGCATATGGAGAAGAGGGGGAATCAGTAAACTCCCCAATGTCCGAGGAGGTCCATGCATGA
- a CDS encoding SDR family oxidoreductase: MSENKYEKIDKAVTPQTQEQQPGVEAEMTPEPIYEDENYKGSNKLKGKNALITGGDSGIGRAVAVAYAKEGANVAIAYLDEAEEVDADKTVELIQKHGGKAMKIQTDISEEENCEELVQKVIDEWGHLHILVNNAGKQFPQKDIADISADQMRETFETNFFGLFYMTKAAVAQMTEGDTIVNTSSITAYNGSPGLIDYSATKGAITSFTRSLALNLAEKKIRVNAVAPGPIWTPLIPATFDAKKVEQHGGDTPVKRRGQPAENAPAYVFLASNDSSYMTGQTIHVDGGDYVGS; this comes from the coding sequence TTGTCTGAAAACAAATACGAAAAAATCGACAAAGCAGTGACGCCGCAAACGCAGGAGCAGCAGCCCGGTGTGGAAGCAGAGATGACGCCCGAGCCGATTTATGAAGATGAAAATTACAAAGGGTCGAATAAATTAAAAGGGAAAAATGCGTTGATTACTGGCGGGGATAGTGGAATCGGACGTGCCGTCGCGGTTGCATATGCGAAGGAAGGCGCCAATGTCGCCATCGCCTATTTGGATGAAGCCGAAGAAGTCGATGCTGATAAAACGGTGGAATTGATTCAAAAGCACGGCGGAAAAGCGATGAAGATTCAAACGGATATTAGCGAAGAGGAAAATTGCGAGGAGTTGGTCCAGAAGGTCATCGATGAGTGGGGACATCTCCACATACTCGTCAACAACGCGGGCAAGCAGTTTCCGCAGAAGGACATTGCGGACATATCGGCCGATCAAATGCGGGAGACATTCGAGACAAACTTTTTCGGACTGTTTTATATGACGAAAGCGGCAGTGGCGCAGATGACAGAAGGTGATACGATCGTCAACACATCATCCATCACGGCGTATAACGGCTCGCCAGGATTGATCGATTATTCCGCGACAAAGGGAGCGATCACCTCTTTCACTCGCTCCCTTGCCTTGAACTTGGCCGAGAAGAAAATCCGGGTCAACGCAGTTGCACCCGGCCCGATTTGGACACCGCTCATCCCGGCCACTTTCGATGCCAAGAAGGTCGAGCAGCACGGCGGGGATACACCGGTCAAACGGCGTGGCCAGCCGGCGGAAAATGCACCGGCCTATGTGTTTTTAGCCTCCAATGACTCCAGCTACATGACCGGGCAAACGATTCATGTCGATGGCGGGGATTATGTGGGATCCTAA
- a CDS encoding quinone oxidoreductase family protein codes for MKAIIVPQFGGPEALIYTEMDQPQAGPGQVLIKVKACSLNFSDVKIRKGSKETGKIPYVPGIDAAGIVAGWGEGVTDFFIGQRVLAFPVGGSYAEYAVAPANLTFPIPYAVDFLTAAAAPIVSFTAYKLLSDVASIQPGETVLVHAAGGGIGTTAIQLAKMMGAGKVIGTISQEEKREVVRQAGADDVINREAENFAEKTLVSTDGRGVDIILDSMAGDVTEKSLDCLAKFGRLVQFGNAGGRAGMIRSSALHASCRSVRGFSFSTLRKYRPHAVKPIAEKVIPLLEKKRLQMIVGHMFALADAAKGHVLMESRKSTGKIILIPPGSELEKLLQA; via the coding sequence ATGAAGGCAATTATTGTGCCTCAATTCGGCGGTCCGGAGGCATTAATCTATACGGAAATGGATCAGCCGCAGGCAGGGCCGGGTCAGGTGCTTATCAAGGTGAAGGCCTGTAGTTTGAATTTCAGTGACGTAAAGATTAGGAAGGGATCAAAAGAGACTGGAAAAATCCCCTATGTGCCGGGAATTGACGCTGCCGGCATCGTGGCAGGATGGGGAGAAGGGGTCACCGATTTTTTTATAGGGCAAAGGGTGCTCGCTTTCCCGGTAGGTGGGTCTTATGCGGAATATGCCGTCGCCCCTGCCAATCTGACATTCCCCATTCCCTACGCTGTTGACTTTTTGACTGCGGCTGCAGCGCCTATCGTTTCATTTACGGCATATAAGCTTCTTTCAGATGTCGCATCTATCCAACCCGGGGAAACTGTCCTAGTCCATGCGGCGGGCGGGGGAATCGGGACGACCGCCATTCAGTTAGCAAAGATGATGGGGGCTGGAAAGGTGATTGGCACAATAAGCCAGGAAGAAAAAAGAGAGGTAGTACGGCAAGCAGGAGCAGATGACGTCATCAACCGGGAAGCAGAGAATTTCGCGGAAAAAACGCTCGTTAGCACAGACGGAAGAGGGGTGGATATTATCTTGGATTCCATGGCCGGTGACGTGACGGAAAAAAGTTTGGATTGCCTTGCAAAGTTCGGTCGGCTGGTCCAGTTCGGCAATGCAGGCGGGAGAGCGGGCATGATTCGTTCATCGGCCCTGCATGCAAGTTGCCGGTCGGTGCGTGGTTTTAGTTTCAGCACCCTAAGGAAGTATAGGCCGCATGCGGTAAAGCCGATTGCGGAGAAGGTCATTCCCCTGTTGGAGAAGAAGCGGTTGCAAATGATCGTCGGCCATATGTTTGCGTTGGCTGATGCTGCCAAAGGGCATGTTTTAATGGAGAGCAGAAAGAGTACAGGGAAGATTATATTGATACCACCCGGTTCGGAGTTGGAGAAACTGTTGCAAGCGTGA
- a CDS encoding Ldh family oxidoreductase yields the protein MADTLIMKVDPGTLTSIAARLFEAGGLRKDDASVVAHDLVAANLRGLDSHGISRIPMYLERIEHGVVNPKPDITVQNVFPAVSLVDGDDGMGFLAGHRAIEEAVALAEKNGIGLVGVRRSTHYGMAALYVKDAIKKGYLSLAYTNSSPALPVWGSRTAFLGASPFAAGVPGGKEEVPYVLDMAMTVIARGKIRLAATHGESIASGLALDKEGAPTTDAAKAFEGVCLPFGGAKGSALAMLMDLLAGVLTGANYGGDVKSLYFDHSEPQNVGHLFIAIRPDLFVSKDEFEHRMDTFVKRAKALPKAQGFEEILIPGEPEENTAVERLETGIPLTEEVIQTLQETGTKYGVDIAGILREGALHS from the coding sequence ATGGCGGACACACTAATAATGAAAGTGGATCCTGGCACTTTGACAAGCATCGCTGCCCGGCTTTTCGAAGCGGGAGGTTTGAGAAAGGATGATGCTTCTGTAGTAGCTCACGATTTAGTGGCAGCCAATTTACGGGGGCTGGATTCCCATGGGATCTCCCGCATACCGATGTATTTGGAGAGAATTGAGCACGGGGTAGTGAATCCGAAACCGGATATTACAGTGCAAAACGTATTTCCGGCAGTTTCGCTTGTCGATGGCGACGACGGGATGGGATTTCTAGCAGGCCACCGGGCTATAGAGGAAGCCGTTGCACTGGCGGAGAAAAATGGTATCGGCCTCGTAGGCGTGAGACGCAGCACCCATTATGGCATGGCGGCTCTTTATGTGAAGGATGCCATCAAAAAAGGGTATCTATCTCTTGCATATACAAACTCCTCACCGGCGCTGCCAGTATGGGGCTCACGTACCGCATTCCTCGGTGCCAGCCCTTTTGCAGCCGGCGTACCGGGAGGGAAGGAAGAGGTACCCTATGTATTGGATATGGCCATGACCGTAATTGCACGCGGGAAAATCCGCTTAGCCGCGACACATGGCGAATCCATTGCATCCGGTTTGGCGTTGGACAAGGAGGGGGCCCCGACCACGGATGCGGCAAAAGCCTTTGAAGGCGTCTGCCTGCCGTTCGGCGGAGCAAAAGGATCGGCTTTGGCGATGCTCATGGATCTTCTTGCCGGCGTTTTGACCGGAGCGAACTACGGAGGTGATGTGAAAAGCCTGTATTTCGATCATTCAGAGCCGCAAAACGTGGGCCATCTGTTTATTGCCATCCGTCCGGACTTGTTTGTATCGAAAGATGAATTTGAACATCGAATGGACACATTCGTCAAACGAGCCAAAGCATTGCCAAAAGCACAAGGGTTTGAAGAGATTTTAATTCCAGGGGAGCCGGAGGAGAACACGGCAGTCGAGCGCCTGGAAACAGGCATCCCATTAACGGAGGAAGTTATTCAGACGCTTCAGGAGACGGGCACGAAATATGGGGTGGATATAGCGGGCATCCTGCGGGAAGGCGCCTTGCATTCTTAA
- a CDS encoding beta-propeller domain-containing protein encodes MRKPVIWIASGVAIAFLALAFALSIQRVTVTASGIALTEKGWQAGFSAPLNQKAERSGDLYITDQEGNRVEADIRLENEGHTVHVNGLKPGAYTLHIKKEAVKGKRFKSLRSDKIDFTVHETITSVSSEKELKAYFDRAKSMMESERKALRQESATMESANDKAEAQSGSADHSTTNNQVAGVDEADTVKTDGEYIYSIMGNTGVTISDIRNPKELLKVLELKEDESFYPGSLFLHKDLLIVLGSKMSPDQGVSNRQAADMIMPANEMTVVRIYDVAKPEQPKLIREIGAEGYLNGARKTGDMLYFVTNIQPFYWIMEKWQEEDLRPAVLDSMEDDTPKLLEYQDISILPGAVEPKYSVITAVDLSSPAKSELVTKGYLGSSEQLYMSKENLYLTATIYEASSSAGGQARSMIWNPSSANSEVFKFALDGINVAFQSSATLKGTLLNQFSMDEHNGHFRAVTTEGNQWDEKNPSKNHLFILDENMKQVGSVEGLAKGERIYSARFMGEKAYMVTFRETDPLFVIDVADPAAPKVLGELKIPGFSNYLHPLDENHLIGFGYETTAKKNPQGGEPIILTEGMKISLFDVSDFANPKEKDTEIIGGRGSYSPIQHDHKSLFQHTQRNLYGFPAVLYEERERNKEFWDVDFLGAGALIYEITPEKGIVLKGDLLEGKQPGEQYVDWEKEIQRILYSGDKLYTISMKEITQYGLDSMKKENTLQLQ; translated from the coding sequence TTGAGAAAACCAGTAATTTGGATTGCTTCCGGGGTAGCCATCGCCTTCTTGGCATTGGCATTTGCTTTATCTATTCAAAGAGTGACAGTAACGGCTTCAGGAATCGCACTGACCGAGAAAGGCTGGCAGGCAGGTTTCTCGGCTCCGCTAAATCAGAAAGCCGAGCGATCCGGTGATCTTTATATTACCGATCAGGAGGGCAATCGGGTGGAGGCGGACATCCGTCTTGAAAATGAAGGGCATACCGTTCATGTCAACGGACTGAAACCGGGCGCGTATACGTTGCATATTAAGAAAGAGGCCGTGAAAGGGAAACGGTTCAAATCTCTGCGGTCGGATAAAATCGATTTCACGGTCCATGAAACGATCACTTCTGTTTCATCAGAAAAAGAACTGAAAGCGTATTTTGATCGGGCGAAAAGCATGATGGAAAGCGAGAGGAAAGCGCTGCGTCAGGAATCGGCAACTATGGAAAGTGCAAATGACAAAGCAGAAGCGCAGTCCGGCAGTGCGGATCATTCGACCACGAATAACCAAGTCGCCGGAGTTGATGAGGCAGATACCGTGAAGACGGATGGGGAATACATTTACTCTATCATGGGAAATACGGGTGTGACGATTTCGGATATTCGGAATCCGAAAGAACTCCTGAAAGTCCTTGAGTTGAAAGAGGATGAAAGTTTCTATCCGGGTAGCTTGTTCTTGCATAAAGATCTGCTCATTGTTCTTGGCTCGAAAATGTCACCTGACCAAGGAGTGTCTAATAGGCAGGCGGCGGACATGATCATGCCGGCGAATGAAATGACAGTTGTCCGGATTTATGACGTAGCCAAACCGGAACAGCCGAAGCTGATCCGGGAAATCGGGGCGGAAGGTTATTTGAACGGTGCCCGGAAAACGGGGGATATGCTCTATTTCGTCACGAATATTCAACCGTTCTATTGGATCATGGAAAAGTGGCAAGAGGAGGATCTTCGCCCGGCCGTATTGGATTCGATGGAAGACGATACCCCGAAATTATTGGAGTATCAGGACATTTCCATCTTGCCAGGAGCTGTTGAGCCAAAGTACTCCGTTATCACGGCTGTCGATCTTTCATCGCCTGCAAAAAGTGAACTTGTGACGAAAGGGTATCTCGGCAGCAGTGAACAACTGTATATGTCCAAAGAAAATCTGTATTTGACTGCCACCATCTATGAGGCGAGTTCGTCGGCTGGCGGGCAGGCGCGGTCGATGATATGGAACCCTAGCAGTGCCAACAGTGAGGTGTTCAAGTTTGCGCTGGACGGAATAAATGTCGCATTCCAAAGCTCCGCTACGTTGAAAGGGACACTGCTGAACCAGTTCTCGATGGATGAACATAACGGCCATTTCCGGGCCGTCACGACGGAGGGGAATCAATGGGATGAAAAGAACCCTTCCAAAAATCATCTATTCATCTTAGATGAAAACATGAAGCAGGTCGGGTCGGTCGAAGGGCTAGCAAAAGGGGAGCGCATTTATTCCGCCCGTTTCATGGGGGAGAAGGCGTATATGGTGACTTTCCGGGAAACGGACCCGCTCTTTGTTATCGATGTCGCCGATCCGGCTGCACCGAAAGTGCTCGGCGAGCTGAAGATTCCGGGATTCAGCAATTATTTGCATCCGCTGGACGAAAACCATCTCATCGGGTTCGGCTATGAAACGACGGCAAAGAAAAATCCGCAAGGCGGCGAACCGATTATTCTAACGGAAGGGATGAAGATTTCCCTATTCGATGTATCGGACTTCGCCAATCCGAAAGAGAAGGATACCGAAATTATCGGGGGACGGGGAAGTTACTCCCCGATCCAGCATGACCATAAATCATTATTCCAGCACACGCAACGGAATTTGTACGGGTTCCCGGCCGTCCTCTACGAGGAACGCGAGCGAAACAAGGAATTCTGGGATGTGGACTTCCTCGGGGCAGGTGCGCTCATTTATGAAATCACACCGGAAAAAGGGATTGTGTTAAAAGGCGATTTATTGGAAGGGAAACAACCGGGAGAGCAATACGTCGATTGGGAAAAAGAAATCCAGCGCATATTGTATAGCGGTGATAAACTGTACACCATTTCCATGAAGGAAATTACTCAATACGGCTTGGATTCAATGAAAAAGGAAAATACGTTGCAATTGCAATGA